The Cyclobacterium amurskyense genome contains the following window.
ATAGCTCACCAAATTCAAAACTGGTATTTATGTAAGGTGCATTCACATCATAAACTGCATCATAATTTCTAGTACAGCAATTATCCCAGAAAGGAACCCCATAAGCGGTAAGTCCATTTTCAGTATAAGTAGTATTACCATCTGCACTCGAAACGTCTAGTAAAGCTGCATTGGTGGAGTTAACTTCCATCAGGTAAGAATTCCACAACCAAGACATATTGATATGTTGGATACCTTTATAAAAACCAAAAGTAAAATTGACATTGTCCATTTCCTTTGACAGTTGTAAGTCATTGGAAAAGTTATTGAAATTATTGAAGTCCACATCAAAAAGGTGTATTCTCATAGCCAGTCCATTGCCATTTAATGCGGATGGATTACTTATTATATTTCCTGCATTTGGGCCATTAGCATAACTTAAGACCGAATTATCACCTCCAATTGAGTTAGCCATCGACTGGGCATCAGTCACTTCTGAAGGAAAAGGGGACACAAAACGTCCTGTATTAAATTGCTGTCTGAATTTATTGACGATAGACCAATCATTGCCTAGGAAAAAGTTAAACTCACCTCCAATTGCAGTAGATATAGGATTCATCCCTTCCTGAAGACTACTCCTTCTCAAGTTCCCATCTGCTCCCATACTCAAATTAGTCATTAAATAAGGTGAATGAGGAGTTCCGGTAAGCGCGTTGAAATTATTAACATTCCCTAATACAGGAGAACTATTTGACCCTGTCACCTGCACTGGCATAGGAAGGTAACCAATAGACCTGTCGTTGAGATGCTTAAAATACAGTCTAACAAAACCTTTATCAAATTTCTTAGTAAAATTAGCTTTGATTTGCCCACCAGAATTTGCATTATAGCCTGCATCCCTAGGGCCTTCTCCTTGTCTCCAAAACCCGCCTATGTGAAAGTTCATATCTTCTCCAATAGGAGCACCATATTCGAAGTCAGTCCTGAATGTATTGTAATCCAGCCCAGCTGTGGTTGCAACTGAACCACCTTCAACTTTACCTGATTTGCTTATAAAATTGATAACGCCCGCAGGAGAATTACTTGCAAGTACTGATGCCGATCCTCCCCTTAGCGCCTCTATTCTGTCAATCGTATTATCTGCTCTTAAGAATATATCGGCGTTACCAAATGAAATATCACCAAACTGCATCACTGGAAGTCCATCTTCATGTAATTGTAAGAATTTAGCACCTCCTGTGGCGATAGGTATTCCTCGGACAGTAATATTTGCATTGCCTTCTCCACCTGTTGCCTCTGTTTTCACTCCAGGTAGATTTCTGAAAATTTCTGCAGTGGATCTTGGTGCTGCCTGATTAAATTGGTCTGTCCTTATAGAACTCACAGAAATACTTGATTCAATGGCGGTTTTAGGATCTGTATTTCCTGTTACTATGACTACATCCAAACCAACAAGGTCCGCACTCATCTGGAAATCTCTGGAAATATCACCTTGTCCTAAAACTACAGGTTCCTCAATAGTTGAAAACCCTAAAAAAGAAACCTTCAAGATATGCTCCCCTTCTAAATTTGTTTCCAAATTATATTTCCCATCAAAGTCTGAAATTGCTCCAAGAGAAGTGCCTTCCAAACTTACAAGGGCGCCAATAATAGCTTCCCCAGTTTGCTGATCTGTAATGGTTCCAGATAGCTTGGTTGATATCTGAGCAAAGGCATTAAAATCATTTATAAAAAAAATTAATGCTCCTATGGCGATGATAAATGTTCTTTTAATATTATTTTGAATAATTGTCATGATTGGGTCATTATTTAAGTAATTGACTTGAATTATTTATCAAACTGATAAGTGAATAATACTCTGGCCAAATATTATTTATGCCCCAAACATGAAAAACATTCGGTTAATAGTCAATAGCAATAAAATATGTAATATTACGTAATCGATTACGTAACCGATTTCGGTTAAAAATTATTTTTAATTTATAATAATTCTAAATTAAAAACACCTAATCTGACATAAATCCTTTCAACAAATAACTCCAAAATTATGCCTAAAATACGTGTAACTTTAAAGACAATAGCCTCCAAATTAGGCATTTCTGTACCTACTGTTTCCCGAGCATTAAAAGATTATCCTGATATCAGTAAGGAGACAAAAACGGCAGTACTAAAGCTTGTAGATGAACTTCATTATATCCCCAACAACCTGGCACTCAACCTGCGCAAAAACAAATCAAATATTATAGGAGTAATCATTCCTGAAGTTGTGCACTTTTTCTTCTCCAGTGTTATTAAGGGAATAATGCAAACTGCCGAAAACCATGGATATTCAGTACTACTCACTCAATCCCAAGAACAACTAAAACTCGAAAAAAAACACGCAAAATTGCTATTTTCATCCCATGTTGATGGGTTATTGGTTTGCCTTTCGGATGAAACCAAATCTTTTGATCATTTTAAAATCTTTGAAGAGTTCAATATACCATTAGTATTGTTTGACAAAGTACTCGACACAGATACGATAAGCCATGTCATTATTAACGATAGGGAAGGTGCTTTTCAAGCCACCGAACATCTGATTCATCAGGGCTGCTCAAACATCCTTTTTCTCAAAGGACCGAAGGATCCTCTTAATACAATAGAGCGCTTTAATGGTTATAAAGATGCCTTAGAAAAATACAACATTCCTCTAGACTCTTCTAATATTAAGAGCTGTCCTCACATAACAAGACCTGAAGCCTACCATCTAGTAGAAAAAGTGATTAAAGAAGGCCAGCTTTTTGACGCAATCTTTGGTGTCAGTGACATTTTATCTATCGGAGCACTGGGTGCCTGCCAAGATAATGGGATTAAAGTCCCTGAAAAAGTTTGCATTATTGGTTTTAGTGATTCTGAAATGTGTGAAATTACAAGACCTCAATTAAGTTCAGTCTACCAACCTGGATTTGAAATTGGTGAAAAATCAACACTAAAGTTAATACAAGAAATCCAACATATCGAAAACGATGGAGAACAAAAAGCAGAACAAATCATTCTAAAGTCCTCATTGAAGATAAGGGAGTCAAGCAACAGGATCTTGAAAACATTTTGTTAGAAATGATATCATCTATTCCTCTTTGCTCATCAGTAAATACTAATTCATATGGAATTGAACCTCACAATAAAATCTTTGAAGTAAAGCTTTATTTTAAGTTTATTTCTAATAATTTACTAATCTAAAATTCATAATATTACTTCATCTTCAGCAACAATTCATCCAAAAAAGACGCATCTACCTTAAATACTGTGCCATGCCTGGTACCTTCAGGAAAACTTATTTTCTCAGAAATATCCGTCCAGTTTTCCAGATCTGAGGACATCACTGCTCCCATACTGTGTTCTGTATATTTATCGAAATAGACAATCCATTGATCACCAACTTTAGTAATCGTGGGACCCTCAGCCCAGTATTCCCCGGTAATTGGCTCGCCTGCATCCCCATAGCCATCGGTAAGCGATTTACTTACAGCTATGCGAATATTCTTCTTCGCTGGCTCTCGGGTTTCATCCTTCACGAAAAGATAATATTTATCCTCAAGTTTCTGAATAGTACCATCAATCACATTAAAGCCTGGCTCGTAGAACAACTTGGTTTCTGAAAAAGTCCTAAAATCTTTTGTCGTCACATAATATTGCCTGTGATTGTAGGCGTTGTCCTCTTGAGATTGTGTCTCAGGATAAAGACCAGTTATGGTGGTGGACCAATAGATAAGATACAACTCTTCCTCATCATCATAAAAAACCTCGGGCGCCCAGGTATTGCGGGCATTCGGTTCATGGGCCATTACCGGTATAAACTGTTGCTCTGACCAGTTGATCAAGTCTTCGGAATAAGCATAACCTATTCCTTTCTCTTTCCAACTAACCGTCCAAACCATATGAAACAGTCCATCTCCGCCTTTAATTATACAAGGGTCCCGCATTAGCTTATCTTCACCTACTTTAGGTGTCAATAAAGAAGCCCCATCATTCATGGCTTTGAAAGTATAGCCATCTTTAGAATAGGCGAGATGCAACCCATCTTCACCATTTCCAGTGAAATAGGAAAAAAGATACACTTCTTCTTCCTCCATTTCTTTCTGGTCTGATGAACGACAGGAAAATAACAAAACCAGCACCATTGCCAGCATCCATGAAGACTGCTTTCTAAAAGACATAGCTATTAATTTTTAATTTTAACCCTAAGATAATAATAGATAATACATTTAAAAATCAATTTAAATTTCAATCACACAGTAAATATGGAAAACCCATAGGGTAAATACAATTAACATTATAAACTTACCATTGCGTTAATTAACTGCAGTTAGGAAAGTTTAACTCAACCAAATATGCTCTTTAGGAGTAATGTTTGCTGTTTTACTTTATCAGACTCATAGGTAAAGGAGAAATCCAGCCTTAGGCAGCTAACTCAGTAGGAGATTTGGCCTACGACAACTGGATAAGAACACCTATCTTTGAAATCTTTGACTCAAAGTTAAGGCTGGGAGATTTTGTTGGAATAAATAAAAAATGAATTCTCTCGTGCAAAGGTATAATGCGTACAAATTATAAACCTATTAATTCCTTTTAGGGCCATCTTTGGAAGGGAAATAGAAAAAAAATGAAATCAATTGTGCTTTTCGCTCCTTTTATCCCAGATTACCTGTATCTATTTGAATAAATGAAGGATTCTTCCAAACAATTTTCTTACTTTAATTCTTGAAATAACACCTAATATAAATGAATACAAAAAACCAATTTAAAAGCAATAGCCTCAAAGTAGCTACCCTCTTTATTTTTACCTTTATTTTGTCAGCAAGTTTGACATTTGCTCAGGGGGACAAACTTCTGTTACAGTTTAAAGGAGAAAATGGTGCTGGACAAGGAAAAAACGTCGTTCTAATAAGTGGCGATGATGAATACAGGTCTGAGGAAGGACTGCCAATGTTGGCTAAAATACTTTCCAAACACCATGGTTTTAACACCACTGTTCTTTTTGCCATTAACCCTGAAAACAACCAAGTTGTCCCAAACTATAAGACCAACATCCCTGGAATGGAACACCTTGAAGAGGCTGATTTAGTCATTATACTTTTGCGTTTCAGGGAACTCCCTGACGAGCAAATGAAATATTTTGACGCTTACCTTAAATCCGGCAAACCTTTGATTGCTTTGCGGACATCCACTCATGCTTTCGCTTATAGTAAAGACAATAAGAGTCCTTATGCAAAGTACCATTGGCAAAGTAAAGTACCGGGCTGGGAAAAAGGTTTTGGTAAAAAAATATTGGGTGAAACCTGGGTGGCTCACCACGGACACCATGCGGTAGAAGGCACACGTGCCCTTTTAGATGGCATCCAAGTTTCCGCTAAAAACCCACTATTAAATGGAGTGGCAGATATCTGGGCTGCTTCAGATGTTTATACAGTTACTTCCTTAGGTGAAGATGCAGAGGTATTGATCCATGGAGCATCTACAGCCGGAATGAATGCAGAAGCACCCATCAACTGGAAAAAATCGCTAATGCCTGTGGTATGGACAAAAAGTTACCAAATAGAAGGTGGTAAAAAAGGAAAAGTGTTTGCCAGCACACTTGGAGCATCCATTGACTTGTTAAGTGAAGACTTACGTCGATTAATTGTAAATGCCAGCTATTGGGGATTGGGAATGGAAGAAAAAATTCCTGAAAAAGCGGAAGTTACAATTGTTGGCAATTATGCGCCCACGATGTTTGGTTTTGACAATTTCCGTCATGGAATGAAAGTTACTGATTTCGAATAATTTTTAAAGCCTAAAATATTTAACATATAATGAATAAGATTGGATTTAATGTCCTTGCATGGTCTGCTTCAGTTTCTGATGATTTAAAACCCATCATTGAAAGACTAAAAGAGATAGGATATGATGGGGTGGAATTTTTCGTAGGTTCACCGGATGCAAAAGCATACAAGGAAATTGGGGAATTCACCGCGAATGCTGGACTTGAAAGCAGTACTGTTTTCGTACTAGGACCTGATGAAAACCCTATAGACGCAGATGCTAAAGTAAGGGCAAAAGCCCTGGACAAAATGAAATGGACCATAGACCGTTCTCATGATTTAGGAGCAAAGGTAATCTGTGGCCCTTTCCACTCTGCCTTCTCTACATTTGCCCAAAGAGCCCCTAATGAGGATGAATACAGTAGAAGCGCAGAAGTTTTGTACCAAGCAGGAGAACATGCAAAGCAGGCAGGAATAGTACTTACCCCCGAAGCCTTAAATCGTTTCGAATGTTACTTGTGCAACACCATGGACCAATTGCTGCATCTGATCAATAAAACAAATCACCCGAATGTTTTGGCAATGTTTGACACTCACCATGCTAATATTGAAGAAAAAAACCTGGGAG
Protein-coding sequences here:
- a CDS encoding glycoside hydrolase family 43 protein; this encodes MSFRKQSSWMLAMVLVLLFSCRSSDQKEMEEEEVYLFSYFTGNGEDGLHLAYSKDGYTFKAMNDGASLLTPKVGEDKLMRDPCIIKGGDGLFHMVWTVSWKEKGIGYAYSEDLINWSEQQFIPVMAHEPNARNTWAPEVFYDDEEELYLIYWSTTITGLYPETQSQEDNAYNHRQYYVTTKDFRTFSETKLFYEPGFNVIDGTIQKLEDKYYLFVKDETREPAKKNIRIAVSKSLTDGYGDAGEPITGEYWAEGPTITKVGDQWIVYFDKYTEHSMGAVMSSDLENWTDISEKISFPEGTRHGTVFKVDASFLDELLLKMK
- a CDS encoding ThuA domain-containing protein; protein product: MNTKNQFKSNSLKVATLFIFTFILSASLTFAQGDKLLLQFKGENGAGQGKNVVLISGDDEYRSEEGLPMLAKILSKHHGFNTTVLFAINPENNQVVPNYKTNIPGMEHLEEADLVIILLRFRELPDEQMKYFDAYLKSGKPLIALRTSTHAFAYSKDNKSPYAKYHWQSKVPGWEKGFGKKILGETWVAHHGHHAVEGTRALLDGIQVSAKNPLLNGVADIWAASDVYTVTSLGEDAEVLIHGASTAGMNAEAPINWKKSLMPVVWTKSYQIEGGKKGKVFASTLGASIDLLSEDLRRLIVNASYWGLGMEEKIPEKAEVTIVGNYAPTMFGFDNFRHGMKVTDFE
- a CDS encoding TonB-dependent receptor, with amino-acid sequence MTIIQNNIKRTFIIAIGALIFFINDFNAFAQISTKLSGTITDQQTGEAIIGALVSLEGTSLGAISDFDGKYNLETNLEGEHILKVSFLGFSTIEEPVVLGQGDISRDFQMSADLVGLDVVIVTGNTDPKTAIESSISVSSIRTDQFNQAAPRSTAEIFRNLPGVKTEATGGEGNANITVRGIPIATGGAKFLQLHEDGLPVMQFGDISFGNADIFLRADNTIDRIEALRGGSASVLASNSPAGVINFISKSGKVEGGSVATTAGLDYNTFRTDFEYGAPIGEDMNFHIGGFWRQGEGPRDAGYNANSGGQIKANFTKKFDKGFVRLYFKHLNDRSIGYLPMPVQVTGSNSSPVLGNVNNFNALTGTPHSPYLMTNLSMGADGNLRRSSLQEGMNPISTAIGGEFNFFLGNDWSIVNKFRQQFNTGRFVSPFPSEVTDAQSMANSIGGDNSVLSYANGPNAGNIISNPSALNGNGLAMRIHLFDVDFNNFNNFSNDLQLSKEMDNVNFTFGFYKGIQHINMSWLWNSYLMEVNSTNAALLDVSSADGNTTYTENGLTAYGVPFWDNCCTRNYDAVYDVNAPYINTSFEFGELSLDAGLRYDYGSAFGTYAGAVQSAIDMNRDGMISVPEQSVSSVDNANANPINYDWSYLSYSLGLNYKISDSQATFARYSRGGRANADRLLFGPGIAADGSAVGGLNSDMVTQMEAGFKYKSPKIGVFGTAFYSNLEEQNFEATTQQFFDREYTALGLELETAARFGKFDVRGSVTWTKAEISKDKLNPEIEGNTPRRQADFIYYLTPSYNFKKGTVGFNLIGTTDMYAQDNNDLVMPGYTQVNAFAYYDIVEGLSIGVNSNNLFNAFGLTESEEGSITNGATNVIRARSINGRTTSVTLKFKF
- a CDS encoding sugar phosphate isomerase/epimerase family protein, giving the protein MNKIGFNVLAWSASVSDDLKPIIERLKEIGYDGVEFFVGSPDAKAYKEIGEFTANAGLESSTVFVLGPDENPIDADAKVRAKALDKMKWTIDRSHDLGAKVICGPFHSAFSTFAQRAPNEDEYSRSAEVLYQAGEHAKQAGIVLTPEALNRFECYLCNTMDQLLHLINKTNHPNVLAMFDTHHANIEEKNLGDAIRKIAPVLHHVHISENDRGTPGSGHVPWDDTFATLAEIKFKGWLTIEGFTRNDPDFANSIGVWRDFSEPWEMAENGYKFIKMMGEKHGL
- a CDS encoding LacI family DNA-binding transcriptional regulator, with the translated sequence MPKIRVTLKTIASKLGISVPTVSRALKDYPDISKETKTAVLKLVDELHYIPNNLALNLRKNKSNIIGVIIPEVVHFFFSSVIKGIMQTAENHGYSVLLTQSQEQLKLEKKHAKLLFSSHVDGLLVCLSDETKSFDHFKIFEEFNIPLVLFDKVLDTDTISHVIINDREGAFQATEHLIHQGCSNILFLKGPKDPLNTIERFNGYKDALEKYNIPLDSSNIKSCPHITRPEAYHLVEKVIKEGQLFDAIFGVSDILSIGALGACQDNGIKVPEKVCIIGFSDSEMCEITRPQLSSVYQPGFEIGEKSTLKLIQEIQHIENDGEQKAEQIILKSSLKIRESSNRILKTFC